The Phycisphaeraceae bacterium genome has a window encoding:
- a CDS encoding TonB-dependent receptor, with translation MLALLILMIASQDPPSTPPDDDAPPAQETTSQPPPPGADTVVRIDPILVTARMWEELSQNVPQALSVADGRMLRDAGIVKMSDAAVFVPNLHFTEFSARRLSFPTIRGIGATIGDPSVTTYIDGVPQLAGSSTNIALLDVERIEFLRGPQGTLYGRNSLGGLMALHTRRPGNEFAVRSQITFGNYDLFDASLSVSGPVVEDKLFFSLSGLRSSRDGYTTNDFTGNDVDFRKSFFGRGQLLWTPDERNDIRVTLYGEHARDGGFVLSELNALRDRPHRIMQDFEGRAERDILASSLSWNHYGESVDITTITGWQDWDILETSDFDFSPFDAVRRRTTESQHSLYQEVRLASPADRSIELGDRATFKWLVGAQVFSAESDRSAANDFRPGGAGIFFPPEQVGVDTSRGDFDDLGFAVFGQVTLTLFEHLDLTAGARYDVEDKEARIRRTFEVFGFPVFDSTTRLDRRDDEFLPKFSAAYRFNDDFMVYGLVAKGFKAGGFNLTAPADAFTFGPETSWTYEVGFKSTWFDDRLLFNAAVFYIDWDDMQLSLFDPFAGGYVDNAGEAVSKGFELELIARVAQGLELFATFGYTDAEFREYVDPFGADTRGNQLAFVPETTFSVGAQYTHDLGRGWNAFVRGEYVHVGSYFYDAGNREGERYGLANFRIGVGGPHVRIEAWIRNAFDEEYVLVAFQPNPADPNVFVGESGAPRTYGVSVSIDF, from the coding sequence ATGTTGGCATTGCTGATCCTGATGATCGCATCACAGGATCCGCCATCGACGCCGCCGGATGACGATGCGCCGCCCGCCCAGGAGACGACTTCGCAGCCCCCGCCGCCGGGGGCGGACACGGTGGTTCGGATCGATCCGATTCTGGTGACCGCCCGCATGTGGGAGGAACTGTCGCAGAACGTGCCCCAGGCGCTCTCAGTGGCGGACGGGCGCATGCTGCGCGACGCCGGCATCGTCAAGATGAGCGACGCGGCGGTCTTCGTGCCCAACCTGCACTTCACCGAGTTCTCGGCGAGGCGGCTGAGTTTCCCCACCATCCGCGGCATCGGGGCCACGATCGGCGATCCGTCCGTCACCACGTATATCGACGGCGTGCCTCAACTGGCCGGCAGCAGCACCAACATCGCGCTGCTCGACGTGGAGCGCATCGAGTTCCTGCGCGGACCCCAGGGCACGCTCTACGGGCGCAACTCGCTGGGCGGGCTCATGGCCCTGCACACGCGCCGCCCCGGCAACGAGTTCGCGGTTCGCTCGCAGATTACCTTCGGCAACTATGACCTGTTCGACGCCTCGCTCTCGGTCTCCGGGCCGGTCGTTGAGGACAAGCTGTTCTTCTCGCTCTCAGGACTCCGCTCTAGCCGCGACGGTTATACAACGAACGACTTCACCGGCAACGACGTGGACTTCCGCAAGTCGTTCTTCGGGCGCGGGCAGCTGCTGTGGACGCCCGACGAGCGCAACGACATCCGCGTGACGCTGTACGGCGAGCATGCGCGCGACGGCGGGTTCGTGCTGTCGGAGTTGAACGCGCTGCGCGACCGGCCTCACCGGATCATGCAGGACTTCGAGGGCCGCGCCGAACGCGATATCCTCGCCTCATCGCTGTCGTGGAACCACTATGGCGAATCGGTGGACATCACCACCATCACCGGGTGGCAGGACTGGGATATTCTCGAAACGTCGGATTTCGATTTTTCGCCGTTCGACGCCGTGCGCCGCCGCACCACCGAGTCGCAGCACTCGCTGTACCAGGAAGTTCGCCTGGCGTCGCCCGCGGACAGGTCGATCGAACTGGGTGACCGCGCCACGTTCAAGTGGCTGGTGGGGGCGCAGGTGTTTTCGGCGGAGTCGGACCGTTCCGCGGCCAATGACTTCAGGCCGGGCGGAGCGGGCATCTTCTTTCCGCCCGAACAGGTCGGCGTGGACACGTCGCGGGGCGACTTCGACGACCTGGGCTTCGCGGTGTTCGGGCAGGTGACGCTCACGCTCTTCGAGCACCTCGATCTGACCGCCGGGGCGCGGTACGACGTGGAGGACAAGGAGGCCCGCATCCGACGCACGTTCGAGGTGTTCGGGTTCCCCGTGTTCGACTCAACAACGCGGCTGGACCGTCGGGATGACGAGTTTCTGCCCAAGTTCAGCGCGGCATACCGCTTCAACGACGACTTCATGGTCTACGGGCTGGTGGCCAAGGGCTTCAAGGCGGGCGGATTCAACCTGACGGCCCCGGCGGACGCCTTCACCTTCGGGCCTGAAACCAGCTGGACGTACGAGGTCGGCTTCAAGAGCACCTGGTTTGACGATCGCCTGCTCTTCAACGCCGCGGTGTTCTACATCGACTGGGACGACATGCAGCTCTCGCTGTTCGACCCCTTCGCCGGGGGCTACGTGGACAACGCGGGTGAGGCGGTGAGCAAGGGCTTCGAACTGGAGTTGATCGCCCGCGTGGCGCAAGGGCTGGAGCTCTTCGCCACCTTCGGCTACACCGACGCGGAGTTCCGCGAGTACGTCGATCCCTTCGGCGCGGACACGCGCGGCAACCAGCTGGCCTTCGTGCCCGAGACAACGTTCTCCGTCGGGGCGCAATACACGCACGATCTTGGCCGCGGGTGGAACGCATTTGTCCGCGGCGAGTATGTACACGTGGGTTCGTACTTCTATGATGCCGGCAACCGGGAAGGCGAACGCTACGGGCTGGCCAACTTCCGCATCGGCGTGGGCGGACCTCACGTGCGGATCGAGGCATGGATTCGCAACGCCTTCGACGAGGAGTACGTGCTGGTGGCCTTCCAGCCCAACCCCGCCGATCCGAACGTCTTCGTCGGCGAGAGCGGGGCGCCCAGGACGTACGGCGTGAGTGTGAGCATCGATTTCTGA
- a CDS encoding PQQ-like beta-propeller repeat protein, with the protein MRRNSAIRLVRGATRLTTLVAACAASLASLAQGGLDWPQWRGPDRDGISKETGWVVEGKPEHLWSKNVGLGYSSVVVANGRLFTNGYDEATQEDVIWCLDAVTGREIWSHRYPSEKWALYHGGGTNSTPTVDGDRLYVGERKGHLFCFSAADGKVIWKKNLVEEYGVQLPTWGLAGSPYVLGDMVYMNAGLVLAFDKMTGDLKWKSANLGHAYSTPIDFEQSGRPLLAVFNGNGLAILDRKDGSTVSMHEWKTRHDVNAATPIVIGDRIFISSGYGRGCAMLSLSDGGVSVAWENKNLKNQMSGSVLYKGHLYGFDEPSRFKCMDVEGNVKWDERGLGHGCVSMAGDKLLVMTGRGELIIADATPEGFKPLSMAKVLNGGECWTTPVLSHGLIYVRNSLGHLVCRDHRSGANP; encoded by the coding sequence ATGCGAAGGAACAGCGCGATCCGCCTTGTGCGCGGCGCAACGCGTCTGACGACCCTGGTCGCGGCATGCGCCGCATCGCTCGCCTCCCTGGCGCAGGGCGGTCTCGACTGGCCTCAGTGGCGCGGACCGGATCGGGACGGCATCTCCAAGGAAACCGGCTGGGTGGTGGAGGGCAAGCCCGAGCACCTCTGGTCGAAGAACGTCGGGCTGGGCTATTCCTCGGTGGTCGTCGCCAACGGACGACTGTTCACCAACGGGTACGACGAGGCGACCCAGGAAGACGTGATCTGGTGCCTCGACGCCGTGACCGGCAGGGAGATCTGGTCGCATCGGTATCCATCGGAGAAGTGGGCGCTCTATCACGGCGGCGGCACCAATAGCACGCCCACCGTCGATGGCGATCGCCTCTACGTGGGCGAGCGCAAGGGACATCTCTTCTGCTTCAGCGCCGCCGACGGCAAGGTCATCTGGAAGAAGAACCTGGTCGAGGAGTACGGCGTCCAGCTGCCCACCTGGGGACTGGCCGGTTCACCCTACGTGCTGGGCGACATGGTCTACATGAACGCCGGGCTGGTGCTGGCCTTCGACAAGATGACCGGCGACCTGAAGTGGAAGTCGGCCAACCTGGGGCATGCCTACTCCACGCCGATCGACTTTGAACAGTCGGGACGCCCGTTGCTGGCGGTGTTCAATGGCAACGGGCTGGCGATCCTCGATCGGAAGGATGGCTCGACCGTGAGCATGCACGAATGGAAGACGCGGCATGATGTGAACGCCGCCACGCCAATCGTCATCGGCGATCGAATCTTCATTTCCTCGGGATACGGACGTGGCTGCGCCATGCTCTCGCTTTCGGACGGCGGCGTGTCGGTGGCGTGGGAGAACAAGAACCTGAAGAACCAGATGTCCGGTTCGGTGCTCTACAAGGGGCATCTGTACGGCTTCGACGAACCCTCGCGCTTCAAGTGCATGGATGTCGAGGGCAACGTGAAGTGGGATGAGCGCGGCCTGGGCCACGGCTGCGTGAGCATGGCGGGCGACAAGCTGCTGGTGATGACGGGCCGGGGCGAACTCATCATCGCCGACGCCACGCCGGAGGGCTTCAAGCCGCTCTCGATGGCCAAGGTGCTCAATGGCGGCGAGTGCTGGACCACGCCGGTGCTGTCGCACGGGCTGATCTACGTCCGCAACTCGCTGGGGCACCTGGTGTGCCGCGATCATCGCTCGGGGGCGAACCCCTGA
- a CDS encoding PQQ-like beta-propeller repeat protein codes for MRHLTWRSMIVAVSCLGWAGAAAAEGDADRAWNQFRGPDRTGISNETGWSVEGKSEPVWSKNVGLGYSGLSIADGRLYTLGYDEAKEEDVIYCLDALTGKEVWTHRYPSAIWNRAHRGGTLSTPTVDGDVVYFSDREGKFFCFEAATGKVVWKKDLKAEYNLTYPTWGFSTAPFVLGDRVIMNVGKVIAFDKKTGREVWQTSKNYGDAYATPIEFDAQGTPALAIFNRTGLVLIAQKDGSQIAVFEWSIQPYVNAAHPVVTGNKVFISSGYNHGCALLEHAGSDLKPLWTSKIMRTHMNAVTLWQDHLYGYDDSVFKCIDLQGNEKWSVRGIGKAAHILADGKLILLSGRGELIIAEATPEEFRELSRRKVLDGGQYWTTPVLLNGLIYVRNSNGDIVCLDHRGS; via the coding sequence ATGCGACATCTCACGTGGCGTTCCATGATCGTGGCGGTCAGTTGTCTGGGTTGGGCGGGGGCGGCGGCCGCCGAGGGCGACGCTGACCGGGCGTGGAACCAGTTCCGCGGACCGGATCGGACGGGCATCTCCAACGAGACGGGGTGGTCCGTCGAGGGCAAATCGGAGCCGGTGTGGTCAAAGAACGTGGGGCTCGGGTACTCCGGGCTCTCGATCGCCGACGGGCGGCTCTACACGCTGGGCTACGACGAGGCGAAGGAAGAGGACGTGATTTACTGTCTGGACGCCCTGACCGGCAAGGAAGTCTGGACGCACCGATACCCCTCTGCCATCTGGAATCGAGCGCACCGGGGGGGCACGCTGTCCACGCCGACAGTCGATGGCGATGTCGTCTACTTCTCCGACCGCGAAGGCAAGTTCTTCTGCTTCGAGGCCGCCACCGGCAAGGTCGTCTGGAAGAAGGATCTGAAGGCGGAATACAACCTGACGTACCCGACCTGGGGGTTCTCCACCGCACCCTTTGTTCTGGGCGACCGCGTCATCATGAACGTGGGCAAGGTGATCGCCTTCGACAAGAAGACCGGCAGGGAAGTGTGGCAGACCTCGAAGAACTACGGCGACGCCTACGCCACGCCCATCGAGTTCGACGCCCAGGGCACTCCCGCGCTGGCCATCTTCAACCGCACCGGCCTGGTGCTGATCGCGCAGAAGGACGGGTCGCAGATCGCGGTGTTTGAATGGAGCATTCAGCCCTACGTCAACGCCGCCCATCCCGTGGTGACGGGCAACAAGGTCTTCATCTCCTCCGGGTACAACCACGGCTGCGCCTTGCTGGAGCACGCAGGCAGCGACCTCAAGCCGCTGTGGACGAGCAAGATCATGCGCACGCACATGAACGCCGTCACGCTGTGGCAGGATCATCTGTACGGCTACGACGATTCGGTCTTCAAGTGCATCGACCTGCAGGGCAACGAGAAGTGGAGCGTGCGCGGCATCGGCAAGGCGGCACACATCCTGGCCGACGGCAAGCTCATCCTGCTCTCGGGTCGGGGTGAGTTGATCATCGCGGAGGCGACGCCGGAGGAGTTTCGTGAACTGTCGCGCCGCAAGGTGCTGGATGGCGGACAGTACTGGACCACTCCGGTGCTGCTCAACGGGCTCATCTACGTCCGCAACAGCAACGGCGACATTGTCTGTCTCGACCACCGGGGCTCGTGA
- a CDS encoding energy transducer TonB — protein MTRDLALAGGLAILAHVGAALLLRVGPVNAARVDLGGVTVTPVTISAARWASPAPESHTVATEHGADPADAASEEAAASEVEPVAEPMDAVERVDVIRGIAPALAQAQRASEEIREQVAAAQAWAAACVATLVRDVRSWLVVRGAGSPVRDEATSPEAVEPTPVSPGDLPTEANRRETTPVQAPSPPLRESAGGAVAASPTPAVVIRNEPPVYPTVARRRGYSGVVELRIEVLADGTAGRVELLQSSGHEVLDEAAIASVRRWRFRPATRGGVSEVSWIEAPVIFRLERVGD, from the coding sequence ATGACGCGCGACCTGGCTCTTGCGGGGGGGCTGGCGATCCTCGCCCACGTGGGGGCGGCGCTGTTGCTGCGCGTGGGGCCGGTCAACGCGGCCCGCGTTGACCTGGGGGGCGTCACGGTCACGCCGGTAACCATCTCGGCTGCGAGGTGGGCGTCACCCGCACCTGAATCCCACACCGTGGCCACCGAGCACGGGGCGGACCCGGCCGACGCGGCGTCCGAAGAGGCGGCAGCGTCGGAAGTGGAACCCGTGGCGGAACCGATGGACGCGGTCGAGCGAGTGGATGTGATTCGCGGCATCGCTCCGGCGCTCGCCCAGGCGCAGCGTGCTTCGGAGGAGATTCGGGAACAGGTCGCGGCGGCGCAGGCGTGGGCCGCGGCATGCGTGGCGACGCTGGTGCGGGATGTTCGCTCGTGGCTGGTGGTCCGCGGGGCGGGATCGCCGGTACGGGACGAGGCGACGTCGCCGGAAGCAGTCGAGCCAACGCCCGTATCGCCAGGCGATCTGCCGACGGAGGCGAACCGGCGCGAGACGACTCCTGTCCAGGCGCCGTCGCCACCATTGCGTGAATCAGCGGGTGGAGCGGTCGCCGCGTCGCCGACACCCGCCGTCGTCATCCGCAATGAGCCGCCCGTGTATCCGACGGTCGCACGCCGTCGGGGGTACTCCGGCGTGGTGGAGCTGCGCATCGAGGTGCTGGCGGATGGCACGGCGGGGCGCGTTGAACTGCTCCAGTCAAGCGGACACGAGGTGCTCGATGAGGCCGCGATCGCATCCGTCAGGCGCTGGCGCTTCAGGCCGGCCACCCGCGGGGGCGTCAGCGAGGTTTCCTGGATCGAGGCCCCGGTGATCTTCCGCTTGGAACGAGTGGGCGACTGA
- a CDS encoding biopolymer transporter ExbD translates to MRIDAPILRRRARVEMIPILDCIFILLVFFIYSMLAMTVQRGMIVRLPGASAGATVINRDEAVVITIGESGEMQVNDQHVTPETIAAALDAALAELPTPRVVINGDAGARHGRVVEVLDLLRRREIEQVLILAREETP, encoded by the coding sequence GTGCGGATTGATGCGCCCATTCTGCGGCGCCGGGCCAGGGTCGAGATGATCCCCATCCTCGACTGCATCTTCATTCTGCTGGTGTTCTTCATCTACTCCATGCTGGCGATGACCGTACAGCGCGGAATGATCGTCCGGCTTCCGGGCGCCAGCGCCGGGGCCACCGTCATCAACCGCGACGAGGCGGTGGTCATCACCATCGGCGAATCGGGCGAAATGCAGGTGAACGACCAGCACGTGACGCCAGAGACGATCGCAGCGGCGCTGGACGCGGCGCTGGCTGAACTGCCGACGCCTCGCGTGGTCATCAACGGCGACGCCGGGGCGCGTCACGGGCGGGTGGTGGAGGTGCTCGACCTGCTGCGGCGGCGGGAGATCGAGCAGGTGCTTATCCTTGCCAGGGAAGAAACGCCATGA
- a CDS encoding MotA/TolQ/ExbB proton channel family protein: protein MGLDWIHQGGPLMYALIACSVVSVTITIERMIFWMRFRREQDASLFDRVRALVAQGQRDEAASLCAGSRDAAVRVCRYAFEHPQESLEAALRMGANEEIRRMSRYLRIHDTIITLAPLLGILGTVLGIIATFEVLGGGRIDNPVAVTGGIAEALLTTAAGLVVAMLSLVPYNYFTARLERAVGELEGHLTSFEITFRTGRTTRAD from the coding sequence ATGGGATTGGACTGGATTCACCAGGGCGGGCCGCTGATGTACGCATTGATCGCGTGCTCGGTGGTGTCGGTGACGATCACCATCGAGCGCATGATCTTCTGGATGCGTTTCCGGCGCGAGCAGGATGCCTCCCTGTTTGATCGCGTGCGCGCCCTGGTGGCGCAAGGCCAGCGCGACGAGGCCGCGTCGCTCTGCGCTGGCTCGCGTGACGCCGCGGTTCGGGTGTGTCGGTATGCCTTCGAGCATCCGCAGGAATCGCTGGAGGCGGCGCTTCGAATGGGGGCAAACGAGGAAATCCGGCGCATGAGCCGCTACCTGCGCATCCACGACACCATCATCACGCTGGCGCCGCTGCTGGGGATTCTCGGCACCGTGCTGGGCATCATCGCCACGTTCGAGGTGCTGGGCGGCGGCCGCATCGACAACCCGGTGGCAGTCACGGGGGGCATCGCCGAGGCCCTGCTTACCACCGCCGCGGGGCTGGTGGTCGCGATGCTGTCGCTCGTGCCGTACAACTACTTCACGGCGCGGCTCGAGCGGGCCGTGGGCGAACTGGAAGGTCATCTGACCAGTTTCGAGATCACGTTCCGCACCGGGAGGACCACTCGTGCGGATTGA
- a CDS encoding c-type cytochrome, which produces MASTAFAQAGDRADEPQPELPEAWRLPPAPVLSPEEALASFVLEPGFRVELVAREPLVEDPVAFAFDEDGRLWVVEMRGFMPTVDGEGELDPVGMIAVLEDTDGDGRMDRRQVFLDHLVLPRAVAPTHGGALIISPPDLIFARDTDGDGRADDIRVLASDLGGLTNPEHAGNGLVRGIDNRFHLSQHPRQYRFDGDMLIQEATPGHGQWGLAMDDLGRFYYSPNSDPLRADLVPLHYGSRNPNLGALTGVDERIVHDMRVWPIRPTPGVNRGYQKDFLTPDARLVSVTAACGPAIERGGVFPVSHRGNAFVCEPSANLIKRYVLMEEPDGRLTGRPAEEGREFLASTDERFRPVNLCFGPDGALYVADFYRGILQHRVFMTTFLRKQVIERGLDRPIGLGRIWRIVPTEYEHRPPPRLSRATAVELVADLAHPVGWRRDTAQRLLVERRAKDAAALLERTAFDAPSRQAAIHAMWTLEGLGMLSPSVAQAGLASGDPWIRVHALRLLESDILDDECFGRAVALLKDESPLVRVQAALTIGARTDEPATAALHEALNANAADRRMRSAVFSGLAGRERPFLTRLLADSTWQMRRAGLGEAVSTLADCIFRANDATAVTRLIEEAADPANPLWARQSLLSRVAAAQRLDTSYPKTLVLASEPRGWVALREGSDELAALAGRIHQRLSWPGHNEQPRARLLTPQENETFRKGQRLYDAFCFSCHQENGRGQPGVAPSLVGTEWVLGPPERLIRIMLHGLRGPLEVDGMTFNGDMPRSPAGGDEQIAQILTFIRRSWGNAADPVPPELVRQVRQATADRVDPWTVAELRSVDQ; this is translated from the coding sequence GTGGCGTCCACCGCCTTCGCCCAGGCCGGCGACCGGGCCGACGAACCGCAGCCGGAGCTGCCCGAAGCATGGCGACTTCCACCCGCGCCAGTGCTGTCGCCAGAGGAGGCGCTGGCGTCGTTCGTCCTCGAGCCGGGCTTTCGCGTGGAACTGGTGGCGCGTGAGCCGCTGGTCGAAGATCCGGTCGCGTTCGCTTTTGACGAGGACGGCCGCCTCTGGGTCGTCGAGATGCGCGGCTTCATGCCCACCGTCGATGGCGAGGGCGAACTCGATCCCGTGGGCATGATCGCCGTGCTGGAGGACACCGACGGCGACGGGCGCATGGATCGGCGGCAGGTGTTTCTCGATCACCTCGTACTGCCCCGCGCGGTGGCGCCGACGCATGGCGGGGCGCTCATCATCTCGCCGCCGGACCTGATCTTCGCCCGCGACACCGACGGCGACGGGCGGGCGGATGACATTCGTGTGCTCGCCAGCGATCTTGGGGGTTTGACGAACCCCGAGCATGCGGGCAACGGGCTGGTGCGGGGGATCGACAACCGCTTCCATCTGTCCCAGCATCCGCGGCAGTATCGGTTCGACGGCGACATGCTCATCCAGGAAGCCACGCCCGGCCACGGCCAGTGGGGGCTGGCGATGGATGACCTGGGACGTTTCTACTACTCGCCCAACAGCGATCCGCTTCGCGCTGATCTTGTTCCGCTTCACTACGGTTCGCGCAACCCGAACCTCGGCGCCTTGACAGGCGTGGATGAGCGCATCGTCCACGACATGCGGGTGTGGCCGATTCGCCCCACGCCGGGCGTCAATCGCGGATATCAGAAGGACTTTCTCACGCCCGACGCCCGTCTCGTGAGCGTGACCGCCGCCTGCGGACCGGCCATCGAGCGGGGCGGTGTCTTTCCGGTTTCGCACCGAGGCAACGCCTTCGTCTGCGAACCGTCGGCGAACCTCATCAAGCGGTACGTGCTGATGGAGGAGCCGGACGGACGGCTCACGGGCCGCCCGGCGGAAGAGGGGCGTGAGTTCCTCGCTTCCACGGATGAACGTTTCCGTCCGGTCAACCTGTGTTTCGGGCCGGACGGCGCACTCTACGTGGCCGACTTCTATCGGGGCATCCTGCAGCACCGGGTGTTTATGACGACGTTTCTGCGCAAGCAGGTCATTGAGCGGGGACTGGATCGACCGATCGGATTGGGGCGAATCTGGCGGATCGTGCCGACGGAGTATGAACACCGTCCGCCCCCTCGGCTCTCACGGGCGACAGCCGTCGAGTTGGTGGCGGATTTGGCGCACCCCGTCGGCTGGAGGCGCGACACGGCGCAGCGGCTGCTGGTCGAGCGCCGAGCGAAGGACGCGGCGGCGTTGCTGGAGCGGACGGCCTTCGATGCGCCGTCGCGACAGGCGGCCATTCACGCGATGTGGACGCTGGAAGGGCTTGGAATGCTTTCGCCGTCGGTGGCGCAGGCCGGGCTGGCGTCCGGTGACCCGTGGATTCGCGTTCACGCGCTGCGTCTGCTTGAATCCGACATCCTTGATGATGAATGCTTCGGTCGGGCGGTGGCGCTGCTCAAGGACGAATCGCCCCTGGTGCGAGTGCAAGCGGCGCTGACGATCGGGGCGCGGACCGATGAGCCCGCCACCGCAGCGCTGCACGAGGCGCTCAACGCCAACGCGGCCGACCGGCGCATGCGCTCGGCGGTCTTCTCCGGTCTGGCGGGGCGGGAGCGCCCGTTCCTGACGCGACTGCTCGCCGACTCCACATGGCAGATGCGACGCGCGGGCCTTGGCGAAGCCGTGTCCACGCTGGCGGACTGCATCTTCCGCGCCAACGACGCCACGGCCGTCACGCGCCTGATCGAGGAAGCCGCCGACCCCGCCAACCCGCTGTGGGCGCGGCAGTCGCTGCTGTCGCGCGTGGCGGCGGCGCAGCGGCTGGACACCTCGTACCCGAAGACGCTCGTTCTGGCCAGTGAGCCGCGCGGGTGGGTCGCGCTGCGCGAGGGGTCGGATGAGCTGGCGGCGCTCGCCGGGCGGATACACCAGCGGCTTTCCTGGCCGGGTCACAATGAGCAGCCCCGCGCTCGCCTGCTGACGCCGCAGGAGAACGAAACGTTCCGCAAGGGCCAGCGACTGTACGACGCCTTCTGCTTCTCCTGCCATCAGGAAAACGGACGGGGTCAGCCGGGCGTGGCGCCCTCGCTGGTGGGGACGGAATGGGTGCTGGGCCCGCCCGAGCGGCTGATCCGCATCATGCTGCATGGGCTGCGCGGACCACTTGAGGTGGACGGAATGACCTTCAACGGCGACATGCCCCGCTCCCCAGCGGGCGGGGACGAGCAGATCGCCCAGATTCTGACCTTCATTCGCCGTTCGTGGGGCAACGCGGCGGATCCTGTCCCGCCCGAACTGGTACGTCAGGTGCGGCAGGCGACAGCCGATCGGGTGGATCCGTGGACGGTTGCGGAGTTACGGAGTGTGGATCAGTAA
- a CDS encoding DUF1080 domain-containing protein: MKLVAPAIVLAAMLGCSPEKSADHSEAEASRDHPGAVPRVIHLFDGASLNGWTRVGGGATYRVEDDCIVGEVGPGSNTFLRTNVEYADFDLTLEVRLDMPGNSGIQFRSHQKDGTGQVYGYQCEIDPSPRAWSGGLYDEGRRGWLVPLDRDEHAAARAAFRVHDWNTYRIRAVGPRIQTWVNGVPCVDVEDDADASGFIALQVHSGASGRIRWRNLVLTDLSETSGEQSP, from the coding sequence GTGAAGTTGGTCGCTCCGGCCATCGTGCTTGCCGCGATGCTCGGCTGCTCGCCGGAGAAGAGCGCCGATCACTCTGAAGCTGAAGCAAGCCGCGACCATCCGGGAGCCGTTCCTCGCGTGATCCACCTGTTTGACGGCGCTTCGCTCAACGGCTGGACCAGAGTCGGTGGCGGCGCGACCTATCGCGTGGAGGATGACTGCATCGTGGGAGAGGTCGGGCCCGGCTCCAACACCTTCCTTCGCACCAACGTCGAGTACGCCGATTTCGACCTGACGCTCGAAGTGCGTCTGGACATGCCGGGCAACAGCGGCATCCAGTTCCGCTCGCATCAGAAGGACGGAACGGGGCAGGTCTACGGCTATCAGTGCGAGATCGACCCCTCGCCCCGCGCCTGGTCGGGCGGACTGTACGACGAAGGTCGGCGCGGCTGGCTGGTTCCGTTGGATCGTGACGAGCACGCCGCGGCGCGGGCCGCGTTCCGGGTGCATGATTGGAACACGTACCGTATCCGGGCGGTCGGACCGCGCATTCAGACGTGGGTCAATGGCGTGCCGTGCGTGGATGTCGAGGATGATGCCGACGCTTCGGGGTTCATCGCCCTTCAGGTGCATTCGGGTGCGTCGGGGCGCATCCGATGGCGGAACCTCGTGCTGACAGACCTGTCCGAAACGTCCGGGGAGCAAAGCCCGTGA